From Nitratidesulfovibrio vulgaris str. Hildenborough, a single genomic window includes:
- a CDS encoding 4Fe-4S dicluster domain-containing protein, which produces MSFARYIARGELARALDLMARGRVAYAPRREADAVVFRPRAEGEEPLLARATVPPKGIIFPQSERLFAFIREKDPNDPGHTTVRLDATADIPPALIFGGRPCDARGFHIFDRVYLNGPHRDPYYAARRDATVVVTLACAKPCSTCFCHWTGCGPADTTGSDILMTPVEGGFVAQAVTPRGQEVLEGASLPEAGADRVMAAEAVHTATLSALEAQNPAPDLSTTPRRLRERFDDSGFWRAMSDKCLACGACTYLCPTCYCFNITDENDGGDGMRGRRLRSWDNCMSSLFTREASGHNPRMGKALRLRNRVGHKFSYYPDLHEGIVSCNGCGRCITGCPVSVDIREMVVRATEPSEETPNA; this is translated from the coding sequence ATGAGCTTCGCACGTTACATCGCGCGTGGTGAACTTGCCCGCGCCCTCGACCTCATGGCCCGCGGTCGCGTGGCCTATGCGCCCCGCAGGGAGGCCGACGCCGTCGTCTTCCGTCCCCGTGCGGAGGGTGAGGAACCTTTGCTGGCCCGCGCCACCGTACCGCCCAAGGGGATCATCTTCCCGCAGAGTGAGCGGCTGTTCGCCTTCATTCGCGAGAAAGACCCCAACGACCCCGGTCACACCACGGTGCGTCTCGACGCCACGGCGGACATCCCCCCGGCACTGATATTCGGTGGTCGCCCGTGCGACGCGCGCGGCTTCCACATCTTCGACCGGGTGTACCTGAACGGCCCTCACCGCGACCCGTACTACGCGGCGCGGCGGGACGCCACGGTGGTCGTCACGCTGGCATGTGCCAAGCCCTGTTCGACCTGCTTCTGCCACTGGACGGGGTGCGGCCCTGCCGATACCACGGGGTCGGACATCCTGATGACCCCTGTGGAAGGCGGATTCGTGGCGCAGGCCGTCACGCCGCGCGGTCAGGAAGTCCTTGAGGGCGCAAGCCTGCCCGAAGCGGGGGCCGACCGTGTGATGGCGGCAGAGGCCGTGCACACGGCCACGCTGTCTGCCCTTGAGGCGCAGAATCCCGCCCCCGACCTCTCGACCACCCCCCGGCGTCTGCGCGAGCGCTTCGACGATTCGGGCTTCTGGCGCGCCATGTCCGACAAGTGTCTGGCGTGCGGGGCATGCACCTATCTGTGCCCCACCTGCTACTGCTTCAACATCACCGACGAGAACGACGGCGGAGACGGCATGCGCGGCAGACGGCTGCGCAGCTGGGACAACTGCATGTCGTCGCTGTTCACCCGTGAGGCCAGCGGTCACAACCCGCGCATGGGCAAGGCCCTGCGCCTGCGTAACCGCGTGGGCCACAAGTTCTCGTACTATCCCGACCTGCACGAGGGCATCGTCTCATGCAACGGCTGCGGCCGCTGCATCACCGGTTGCCCCGTGTCCGTAGACATCCGCGAGATGGTGGTGCGCGCCACCGAACCCAGCGAGGAGACCCCCAATGCCTGA
- a CDS encoding hydrogenase iron-sulfur subunit, whose amino-acid sequence MPVLKGKELRVVGFLCNWCSYGGADTAGVGRFSQPTDLRIVRVPCSGRVDPLFIIKALISGADGVLVSGCHPRDCHYSHGNFYARRRLETLKSFLPALGIDPERFQYTWVSASEGQRWKNVVSTFVEKVHQLGHAPHIEDAVPYLPLAAAGDALRAPLRPLAYPPAGSLAQSLERLRERIRAALPELDCVIGWQQGYDALHATPLFMRKPEDVDKLTWGPLNVHNLATYLPQFKNRKVGVVVKGCDSRSVIELLQEKLIEPDNVRVFGMPCEGVVDVTQVQKALGTDDGGDHAGTAPASMSVEGDVLTVTGATPAQLKLADVVAEKCRTCDTPSPLLGEVVEGVASTPAGAPPAAPPGLDALDAMTPEQRRGFWRGQMERCLRCYACRNACPMCVCRDQCIGESRDPHWTTQEGNVREKLQFQIIHALHLAGRCTECGECQRACPVNIPVLALKQWMNRSVRDLFDYRAGMDVEAVPPLLSFAVEEKNIKEHGL is encoded by the coding sequence ATGCCTGTCCTGAAGGGGAAGGAACTCCGCGTCGTAGGGTTCCTGTGCAACTGGTGTTCGTACGGCGGTGCCGACACCGCCGGGGTGGGCCGCTTCTCGCAGCCCACCGACCTGCGTATCGTGCGCGTGCCCTGTTCGGGGCGCGTCGATCCGCTCTTCATCATCAAGGCCTTGATCAGCGGTGCGGACGGAGTGCTCGTCTCCGGCTGTCATCCGCGCGACTGTCACTACAGCCACGGCAACTTCTACGCACGGCGTCGGCTTGAGACGCTCAAGTCCTTCCTGCCCGCCCTCGGCATCGACCCGGAACGGTTCCAGTACACGTGGGTGTCGGCATCGGAAGGGCAACGCTGGAAGAACGTGGTGTCGACCTTCGTGGAGAAGGTGCATCAGCTTGGGCACGCCCCGCATATCGAAGATGCCGTGCCGTACCTGCCCCTCGCAGCGGCGGGGGATGCGTTGCGTGCCCCGCTGCGTCCTCTGGCGTATCCGCCTGCGGGTTCTCTCGCCCAGTCGCTTGAGCGTCTGCGCGAACGGATACGTGCCGCCCTGCCCGAACTCGATTGCGTCATCGGCTGGCAACAGGGGTACGACGCCCTGCACGCCACGCCGCTCTTCATGCGCAAGCCGGAAGACGTGGACAAGCTCACTTGGGGGCCGCTCAACGTACATAACCTCGCCACCTACCTGCCGCAGTTCAAGAACCGCAAGGTGGGGGTGGTGGTGAAGGGCTGCGACAGCCGGTCGGTCATCGAACTGCTGCAGGAGAAGCTCATCGAACCCGACAATGTCCGGGTCTTCGGTATGCCCTGCGAGGGCGTGGTCGACGTGACGCAGGTGCAGAAGGCACTGGGGACCGACGATGGCGGCGACCATGCCGGCACCGCGCCCGCATCGATGTCGGTGGAGGGCGACGTGCTGACCGTGACGGGGGCTACCCCCGCGCAGCTGAAACTTGCCGATGTGGTGGCCGAGAAATGCCGCACCTGCGACACCCCGTCGCCCCTGCTGGGCGAAGTGGTGGAGGGTGTCGCATCAACCCCTGCCGGAGCACCTCCGGCGGCTCCGCCCGGTCTGGATGCGCTGGACGCCATGACGCCCGAACAGCGGCGCGGCTTCTGGCGCGGTCAGATGGAGCGCTGCCTGCGCTGCTACGCCTGCCGCAACGCCTGTCCCATGTGCGTGTGTCGTGACCAGTGCATCGGCGAAAGCCGCGACCCCCACTGGACGACGCAGGAAGGCAACGTGCGCGAGAAGCTCCAGTTCCAGATCATCCACGCCCTGCATCTCGCCGGGCGCTGCACCGAATGCGGCGAATGCCAGCGGGCATGCCCGGTGAACATCCCCGTTCTGGCCCTGAAGCAGTGGATGAACCGTTCGGTGCGTGACCTGTTCGACTACCGGGCGGGCATGGACGTGGAGGCGGTGCCGCCGCTGCTGTCGTTCGCCGTGGAAGAAAAGAACATCAAGGAGCATGGGCTGTGA
- a CDS encoding CoB--CoM heterodisulfide reductase iron-sulfur subunit A family protein, producing the protein MRIGVFVCHCGSNIGGTVDVPGVADVARAYPDVVFASDTMYACSEPGQAAIVDAIREHALDGVVVASCTPRMHEPTFRRTVERAGLNRYMFEMANIREHVSWIGKDREANSNKAAELVRMAVEKLRLNAPLYPKSFDVTKRVLVIGGGVAGIQAALDCADGGVEVVLVERESTIGGKMAKLDKTFPTVDCSSCILGPKMVDVAQHPNIRLYAHAEVESISGYVGNFTVNIRRKATYVDWDLCTGCGLCMEKCPSRKSPDAFNEHVGVTTAINIPFPQAIPKKAIIDPTACRQFVKGKCGVCAKMCPTGAIRYDMEDEIVVEDVGAIVTATGYDLFDHTRYAEYGGGRYPDVITSLQYERLLSASGPTGGHVRRPSDGREPKTVVFIQCVGSRDRSVDRPYCSGFCCMYTAKQAVLTKDHIPDSRSYVFYMDIRAPGKMYEEFTRRAMEEYGVQYVRGRVSMIVPQGDTYLVRGVDTLMGEQVEVPADLVVLAVGAESSRGAPQLAEKLRISYDNYGFFMESHCKLRPVETNTAGVYLAGSCQGPKDIPSSVAQGSAAASKVLGLFARGKLESDPQISQVDVRRCIGCGKCITTCPYGAIEWMELRGETKARVIETVCQGCGICTVTCPQGAIQLQHFTDNQILAEVNALCLS; encoded by the coding sequence ATGAGAATAGGTGTTTTCGTCTGTCACTGCGGCAGCAACATCGGCGGCACCGTGGACGTGCCCGGTGTGGCCGACGTCGCACGTGCCTACCCGGATGTGGTCTTCGCCTCGGACACCATGTACGCATGCTCCGAACCGGGGCAGGCCGCCATCGTCGACGCCATCCGCGAGCATGCGCTGGATGGCGTGGTGGTGGCGTCGTGCACACCACGGATGCACGAACCCACCTTCCGCCGCACGGTGGAGAGGGCAGGGCTCAACCGCTACATGTTCGAAATGGCCAACATCCGCGAGCATGTCTCGTGGATAGGCAAGGACCGTGAGGCCAACAGCAACAAGGCCGCTGAACTCGTCCGCATGGCGGTGGAGAAGCTGCGCCTCAACGCGCCCCTCTACCCCAAGTCGTTCGACGTGACGAAGCGCGTGCTCGTCATCGGTGGCGGCGTGGCGGGCATTCAGGCGGCCCTCGACTGTGCCGACGGCGGCGTCGAGGTGGTGCTCGTCGAGCGTGAATCGACCATCGGCGGCAAGATGGCGAAACTCGACAAGACCTTCCCCACCGTGGACTGTTCGAGTTGCATCCTCGGCCCCAAGATGGTGGACGTGGCGCAGCATCCCAACATCCGCCTGTACGCCCATGCCGAGGTCGAGAGCATAAGCGGCTATGTGGGCAACTTCACGGTGAACATCCGGCGCAAGGCCACCTATGTGGACTGGGACCTGTGCACCGGCTGCGGCCTGTGCATGGAGAAATGCCCCAGCCGCAAGTCTCCCGACGCCTTCAACGAGCATGTGGGCGTCACCACCGCCATCAACATCCCCTTTCCGCAGGCCATTCCCAAGAAGGCGATCATCGACCCCACGGCGTGCCGCCAGTTCGTGAAGGGCAAATGCGGTGTGTGCGCCAAGATGTGCCCCACCGGTGCCATCCGCTACGACATGGAGGATGAGATTGTCGTGGAGGACGTGGGTGCCATCGTCACCGCCACCGGCTACGACCTCTTCGACCATACCCGCTATGCGGAGTACGGCGGCGGCCGGTATCCCGACGTCATCACCTCGCTCCAGTACGAACGGCTGCTCTCGGCATCCGGCCCCACGGGCGGGCATGTGCGTCGTCCCTCGGACGGCAGGGAACCGAAGACCGTGGTGTTCATCCAGTGCGTGGGGTCGCGCGACCGTTCGGTGGACCGTCCGTATTGCAGCGGTTTCTGCTGCATGTACACCGCCAAGCAGGCGGTGCTGACCAAGGACCACATCCCCGATTCGCGCAGCTATGTCTTCTACATGGACATCCGTGCACCGGGGAAGATGTACGAGGAGTTCACCCGTCGGGCCATGGAGGAGTACGGCGTGCAGTACGTGCGCGGCCGGGTCTCCATGATCGTCCCGCAGGGCGATACGTATCTGGTGCGCGGTGTGGATACGCTGATGGGTGAGCAGGTGGAGGTGCCCGCCGACCTCGTGGTGCTGGCAGTCGGTGCCGAGTCCTCGCGCGGTGCGCCGCAACTCGCCGAAAAGCTGCGCATCTCCTACGACAACTATGGTTTCTTCATGGAAAGCCATTGCAAGCTGCGCCCTGTGGAGACCAACACCGCAGGTGTCTACCTCGCCGGTTCGTGTCAGGGGCCCAAGGACATCCCGTCCTCGGTGGCGCAGGGCAGTGCCGCAGCGTCCAAGGTGCTCGGACTGTTCGCGCGCGGAAAGCTCGAGAGCGACCCGCAGATATCGCAGGTCGACGTGCGTCGCTGCATCGGCTGTGGCAAGTGCATCACCACCTGCCCCTACGGTGCCATCGAATGGATGGAACTGCGCGGCGAGACCAAGGCCCGCGTCATCGAGACCGTGTGTCAGGGCTGCGGTATCTGCACGGTCACCTGCCCGCAGGGGGCCATCCAGCTTCAGCACTTCACCGACAATCAGATTCTCGCGGAGGTCAACGCACTATGCCTGTCCTGA
- a CDS encoding CoB--CoM heterodisulfide reductase iron-sulfur subunit B family protein — MNLAYYPGCSGLGTSREYERSTRAVCAALGVALTEIPDWSCCGSTPAHALDHTLSGALSARNLVGAARAGCEAVATPCPSCLSNLKTARHRMADDGFRAAVGRLLDEPADALATLPDVHSMLEMLVTRVGLDAIRAKVRRPLAGLRVAPYYGCIMTRPADVMRFDDPENPTSMDDLLTALGAEVVPYPYKVECCGASYGVARNDIVARLSGRLLGAARDAGAHAVVVACPLCQMNLDLRQPQVTWPGGHAMDMPVFYFTQLLGRALGVPESELGLEQLCVDPAIAFRRAEQALAAREAEKAAAVRSGKATTVRASAAAGQDGPDEAGRAEGGRA, encoded by the coding sequence ATGAATCTCGCCTACTATCCCGGCTGTTCCGGCCTTGGCACCTCGCGCGAGTACGAACGGTCCACCCGTGCCGTCTGCGCGGCGCTGGGGGTGGCGCTTACGGAGATTCCCGACTGGAGTTGCTGTGGCTCGACCCCGGCCCACGCGCTGGATCATACGCTGTCCGGCGCACTCTCGGCGCGCAATCTCGTGGGGGCCGCCCGTGCGGGCTGCGAGGCCGTGGCCACCCCATGTCCCAGTTGTCTCTCGAATCTCAAGACCGCCCGTCACCGCATGGCCGATGACGGTTTCAGGGCCGCGGTGGGGCGCCTTCTCGACGAGCCCGCCGATGCGCTCGCCACACTGCCCGATGTCCACTCCATGCTCGAGATGCTGGTCACGCGCGTGGGGCTTGACGCCATCCGCGCCAAGGTGCGCCGTCCCCTCGCCGGGTTGCGCGTCGCCCCGTACTACGGGTGCATCATGACCCGTCCCGCCGACGTGATGCGCTTCGACGACCCGGAGAACCCCACATCGATGGACGACCTGCTCACCGCGCTTGGGGCGGAGGTCGTTCCCTATCCCTACAAGGTGGAATGCTGCGGGGCTTCGTATGGCGTCGCGCGTAACGACATCGTGGCCCGGCTTTCCGGCCGGTTGCTCGGGGCCGCGCGTGACGCGGGGGCCCACGCCGTGGTCGTGGCCTGCCCGCTGTGCCAGATGAACCTCGACCTGCGCCAGCCGCAGGTCACATGGCCCGGTGGTCACGCCATGGACATGCCGGTGTTCTACTTCACCCAGCTTCTGGGGCGTGCCCTTGGGGTGCCCGAGAGCGAACTGGGGCTTGAACAGCTGTGTGTCGACCCGGCCATCGCCTTCCGCCGTGCAGAACAGGCCCTTGCGGCGCGCGAGGCTGAAAAGGCCGCTGCCGTACGTTCCGGCAAGGCGACGACGGTCAGGGCATCCGCTGCCGCCGGGCAGGACGGGCCAGACGAGGCCGGACGGGCCGAAGGGGGCAGGGCATGA
- a CDS encoding 4Fe-4S dicluster domain-containing protein, with the protein MDVTNLETARDESFIHAVMEESGQDLSHCYQCGNCTAGCPCGFAYDIQVSQIMRNLQAGRKEKVLNSRSIWLCLSCSSCTTRCPNNIDVARVMDVLRHMARREGRGAERCVTTFWDAFLASVRKHGRVYELGVVANYVARTGRVLTDIDLLPRIAPKGKLSPLPHGIRGRDEIARIFQRFEEERTR; encoded by the coding sequence ATGGACGTGACCAACCTTGAGACTGCCCGCGACGAATCCTTCATCCATGCGGTGATGGAAGAGAGCGGGCAGGATCTTTCGCACTGCTACCAGTGCGGCAACTGTACGGCGGGGTGTCCGTGTGGGTTCGCCTATGACATCCAGGTCAGCCAGATCATGCGCAACCTGCAGGCGGGCAGAAAGGAGAAGGTGCTGAACAGCCGTTCCATATGGCTGTGCCTGTCCTGCTCCAGTTGTACGACCCGTTGTCCCAACAACATCGACGTGGCAAGGGTGATGGACGTCCTGCGGCACATGGCCCGCCGTGAGGGCAGGGGCGCCGAGAGATGCGTGACCACGTTCTGGGACGCCTTTCTGGCTTCGGTACGCAAACACGGGCGGGTCTATGAACTCGGGGTCGTGGCCAACTATGTGGCCCGCACCGGGCGTGTGCTGACGGATATCGACCTGCTGCCGCGCATCGCCCCCAAGGGCAAGCTGTCGCCCCTGCCGCACGGCATCAGGGGACGGGACGAGATCGCCCGCATCTTCCAGCGCTTCGAGGAGGAGAGGACGCGATGA
- a CDS encoding iron-containing alcohol dehydrogenase has product MAVQEQVYGFFIPRVTLIGIGASKAIPEKIKALGGSKPLIVTDMGIVKAGILKQITDLLDAAKMAYSVYDETIPNPTDDNVHKGVDVYKKNKCDSLITLGGGSSHDCGKGIGLVVANGGKIHDFEGVDKSTQRMPPYLAVNTTAGTASEMTRFCIITDTSRKVKMAIVDWRVTPNIALDDPLLMLGMPPALTAATGMDALTHAVEAYVSTIATPMTDACAEQAITLIATFLRRAVANGQDLEARERMCFAQYLAGMAFNNASLGHVHAMAHQLGGFYDLPHGECNAILLPHVSKFNLIAKLDRYARIAQLMGENIAGLSTREAAERAISAIKCLSTDVGIPAGLVALGKRYGKDVKAADIAIMTKNAQKDACGLTNPRCPTDADVAAIYEAAL; this is encoded by the coding sequence ATGGCAGTACAGGAACAGGTCTACGGTTTCTTCATTCCCCGGGTGACCCTCATCGGCATCGGTGCCTCCAAGGCCATTCCTGAAAAGATCAAGGCGCTTGGCGGGTCGAAGCCGCTCATCGTCACCGACATGGGCATCGTCAAGGCTGGCATCCTGAAGCAGATAACCGACCTTCTCGACGCCGCGAAGATGGCCTACAGCGTGTATGACGAGACCATCCCCAACCCCACGGACGACAACGTCCACAAGGGTGTCGACGTCTACAAGAAGAACAAGTGCGACAGCCTCATCACCCTCGGTGGCGGCAGCTCGCACGACTGTGGCAAGGGCATCGGCCTCGTCGTCGCCAACGGCGGCAAGATTCACGACTTCGAAGGCGTGGACAAGTCGACCCAGCGCATGCCCCCCTACCTTGCGGTCAACACCACGGCAGGCACCGCTTCGGAGATGACCCGCTTCTGCATCATCACCGACACCAGCCGCAAGGTGAAGATGGCCATCGTCGACTGGCGCGTGACCCCGAACATCGCCCTCGACGACCCCCTGCTGATGCTCGGAATGCCCCCCGCACTCACCGCGGCCACCGGCATGGACGCCCTGACCCACGCCGTGGAAGCCTACGTCTCCACCATCGCCACCCCCATGACCGACGCCTGCGCAGAACAGGCCATCACGCTCATCGCCACCTTCCTGCGCCGTGCCGTTGCCAACGGTCAGGACCTCGAGGCCCGCGAACGCATGTGCTTCGCGCAGTACCTTGCCGGCATGGCCTTCAACAATGCCAGCCTCGGCCATGTCCATGCCATGGCGCACCAGCTTGGCGGTTTCTACGACCTGCCGCACGGCGAGTGCAACGCCATCCTGCTGCCCCACGTCTCCAAGTTCAACCTCATCGCCAAGCTTGACCGCTACGCCCGCATCGCACAGCTGATGGGCGAGAACATCGCCGGTCTGTCCACGCGTGAAGCCGCCGAAAGGGCCATCAGCGCCATCAAGTGCCTGTCCACCGATGTGGGCATCCCCGCCGGTCTGGTGGCGCTTGGCAAGCGTTACGGCAAGGACGTCAAGGCCGCCGACATCGCCATCATGACCAAGAACGCGCAGAAGGACGCCTGCGGCCTGACCAATCCGCGTTGTCCGACGGATGCTGACGTCGCAGCCATTTACGAAGCGGCCCTGTAA
- a CDS encoding methyltransferase family protein, giving the protein MSSDAGLLHGPFWGVSARVLLPALLVEAAGAVCTVWAPDLFSLGLLPRYVWFVLGCLLFVAGGVCIRQARHEVRRSIRDGTFPSEGLYRYTRNPMEAGWIFGILPGVALLAGSWLMLAGPVTAWAVFRDAVVADEAIMLARYGEAWRRYTVRVGRLVPDPGRRARD; this is encoded by the coding sequence ATGTCCAGTGATGCCGGATTGCTACACGGGCCGTTCTGGGGTGTGAGTGCTCGGGTGCTGCTGCCTGCGCTTCTGGTCGAAGCGGCAGGGGCGGTGTGCACGGTATGGGCACCGGACCTGTTCAGTCTGGGGCTGTTGCCCCGATATGTATGGTTTGTCCTGGGCTGCCTGCTCTTTGTCGCGGGGGGCGTCTGTATCAGGCAGGCACGCCATGAGGTGCGCCGTTCCATCCGTGACGGGACGTTCCCGAGTGAAGGCCTGTACCGCTATACGCGCAATCCCATGGAGGCAGGGTGGATTTTCGGCATCCTGCCGGGGGTGGCACTGCTTGCCGGGTCGTGGCTCATGCTTGCCGGGCCTGTGACGGCGTGGGCCGTGTTCCGCGACGCCGTGGTCGCAGACGAGGCCATCATGCTAGCCAGATACGGTGAGGCATGGCGCAGGTATACCGTGCGCGTGGGACGTCTCGTGCCCGACCCCGGACGGCGCGCGCGTGACTAG
- a CDS encoding transporter substrate-binding domain-containing protein yields the protein MKNCFRIGLLALMVSGLSVMGFGTDASRAESTSRPVIATADPWPPYADPAHPAHGLTLEILSLALGRSGYTVTMVYLPWVRAEQRLERGGVDLLINCWRTEARAKRYLFSRPFARNRLLFMQRAGESFVFAGQESLKGKTVGTIRGYGYTDAFMADTSIRREEVTNFKDNVRKLVSGRVDLIIEDELVARTQLEQLPADLAGQVAFIEPPLVTNDLYVVAYPDNPGAQDIIRAFDAGLAAMIADGSYKALMERYDAAESRVDR from the coding sequence GTGAAGAACTGCTTTCGTATAGGTTTGCTGGCCCTTATGGTGTCTGGCCTTTCGGTCATGGGATTCGGTACGGACGCTTCGCGGGCGGAATCGACCTCACGTCCCGTCATCGCCACCGCCGACCCGTGGCCGCCCTATGCCGACCCGGCACACCCCGCCCATGGGCTCACGCTTGAAATCCTGTCACTGGCACTGGGGCGGTCGGGCTACACCGTGACCATGGTCTATCTGCCATGGGTGCGGGCCGAACAACGCCTTGAACGCGGCGGGGTGGACCTGCTCATCAATTGCTGGCGCACGGAGGCACGGGCAAAGCGCTACCTGTTCAGCCGACCTTTTGCGCGTAACAGACTGCTCTTCATGCAGCGTGCCGGAGAAAGCTTCGTCTTTGCGGGACAGGAGAGTCTGAAGGGCAAGACCGTGGGGACGATAAGGGGCTATGGCTATACCGATGCGTTCATGGCCGACACCTCCATCAGGCGTGAGGAGGTGACCAACTTCAAGGATAACGTACGCAAGCTCGTTTCCGGCAGAGTCGACCTCATCATCGAAGACGAACTCGTGGCCCGGACGCAACTGGAACAGTTGCCGGCAGACCTTGCCGGACAGGTGGCGTTCATCGAGCCTCCTCTTGTGACCAATGACCTTTACGTCGTCGCCTACCCGGACAACCCCGGTGCGCAGGACATCATCCGGGCCTTCGATGCAGGACTCGCGGCCATGATAGCCGACGGGTCGTATAAAGCACTCATGGAGCGTTATGACGCCGCAGAGAGTAGAGTCGACCGCTGA
- a CDS encoding superoxide dismutase — MPCNVTRRSFMGLCAAAAVVTLGVPFFGARVAHAAGEAEAFPMPPLPYPDTALEPAISARTISFHYGKHTAAYYANLNKAVAGTPMATMRLEDVVKSVAGDPAKAGLFNNAAQSWNHTFYWAGMKPGGGGTPPAKVADALKASFGSVEACMEQLSEAAKTQFASGWAWLAKGTENGKPVLKVMKTGNADNPMTQGLTPVLTIDVWEHAYYLDYQNKRPDYVKAFFEKLVNWDEVATRL; from the coding sequence ATGCCTTGCAACGTCACGCGTCGTTCCTTCATGGGCCTGTGCGCCGCAGCCGCCGTCGTCACGCTTGGAGTACCCTTCTTCGGGGCACGAGTCGCACACGCCGCAGGTGAGGCTGAAGCCTTTCCCATGCCGCCCCTGCCCTATCCCGACACGGCCCTCGAACCGGCCATAAGCGCCCGTACCATTTCGTTCCATTACGGCAAGCATACGGCGGCCTACTACGCCAACCTCAACAAGGCCGTGGCGGGCACTCCGATGGCGACCATGAGACTCGAAGACGTGGTGAAGTCGGTGGCGGGCGACCCTGCCAAGGCGGGTCTGTTCAACAACGCCGCGCAATCGTGGAACCACACCTTCTACTGGGCAGGCATGAAACCGGGAGGCGGAGGGACACCCCCCGCCAAGGTGGCAGATGCCCTGAAGGCATCGTTCGGTTCTGTGGAAGCCTGTATGGAGCAGCTGTCTGAAGCGGCGAAAACCCAGTTCGCCAGCGGATGGGCATGGTTGGCCAAGGGAACCGAGAACGGCAAGCCGGTGCTCAAGGTCATGAAGACGGGCAATGCAGACAACCCGATGACGCAGGGCCTCACCCCCGTGCTGACCATCGACGTATGGGAGCACGCCTACTATCTCGACTACCAGAACAAGCGCCCCGACTACGTGAAGGCGTTCTTCGAGAAACTCGTGAACTGGGACGAGGTGGCAACACGCCTCTAG
- a CDS encoding EF-hand domain-containing protein codes for MKRMLLTAAIILAAATSAQADDKFGTMDTDGNGVVSWEEFQKAYPQMRKPAFDAVDTDGDGSMTHDEWHGFRSRHGEGGKGMGGKSMEGMMQGMPPGNMPPSGMPPSGMPLVMPPKAGEKTGDTPSPQTMPMVAPPKK; via the coding sequence ATGAAACGCATGCTCCTTACGGCGGCCATCATTCTTGCAGCCGCCACCTCCGCACAGGCAGACGACAAGTTCGGCACCATGGATACAGACGGAAACGGCGTAGTAAGCTGGGAGGAATTCCAGAAGGCCTATCCGCAGATGCGCAAACCCGCCTTTGACGCCGTGGACACGGACGGCGACGGTTCCATGACCCACGACGAGTGGCACGGCTTCAGGTCACGCCACGGCGAAGGGGGCAAAGGCATGGGAGGCAAGTCCATGGAAGGCATGATGCAGGGAATGCCCCCCGGCAACATGCCGCCATCCGGCATGCCGCCTTCGGGAATGCCCTTGGTGATGCCCCCCAAGGCCGGAGAGAAGACCGGTGACACCCCCTCTCCCCAGACCATGCCGATGGTCGCCCCCCCGAAGAAGTAG